The following are from one region of the Eubacterium sp. MSJ-33 genome:
- the hemA gene encoding glutamyl-tRNA reductase yields MICISITHKNLTAAKRECFACNDEEQIKLADTVAKAYPEAGLVLLMTCNRSEIYMSGTDTDFVWLEQQFADTKKFPVEALKGAAMRYEGRSCLTHLCRVVCGLDSAVLGEVEIIRQVKHAYLAAKTRGQTDAEMNMVFQGALRLAKEVAETSQMTHLPVSVGTLACTAALEFGAGKNILIIGAAGQMGSIVMRDLLDADAQVQIVGTSRKHKQALQKILSHERVQWVHYDQRYEYLNWADVIISVTDSPHYTFLADKLAEIRKETKPQLFLDLAIPRDIDAEIGRLSGCVVKDLDYIKSLASENNQKKLSEAKKIELLIEEHVDEMQKLLAFRTFVGTRKDITEKLGEKSAMWLLYRLKDVLDAQDLNHVLKGIEDGVFSIHDTTR; encoded by the coding sequence ATGATATGCATCAGTATCACACATAAGAATTTAACAGCGGCGAAGCGGGAGTGCTTTGCCTGTAATGATGAGGAACAGATAAAACTGGCAGACACCGTGGCGAAGGCATATCCGGAAGCCGGGTTGGTTTTACTTATGACATGTAATCGAAGCGAGATCTATATGAGTGGCACAGACACGGATTTTGTATGGCTGGAACAGCAGTTTGCGGATACAAAGAAATTCCCGGTTGAGGCGTTGAAAGGTGCCGCTATGCGGTATGAAGGACGAAGCTGCCTGACACATCTATGCCGCGTAGTCTGTGGACTGGATTCTGCCGTGCTTGGAGAGGTTGAAATCATCCGGCAGGTCAAGCATGCGTATCTTGCAGCGAAAACGCGCGGGCAGACCGATGCAGAGATGAATATGGTATTCCAAGGGGCACTGCGGCTTGCCAAGGAAGTGGCTGAGACTTCGCAGATGACACATCTTCCGGTATCGGTTGGAACACTTGCATGTACAGCGGCATTGGAGTTTGGTGCAGGAAAAAATATCCTCATCATCGGAGCTGCCGGGCAGATGGGAAGCATCGTGATGCGGGATCTGCTTGATGCGGATGCACAGGTGCAGATCGTCGGTACGAGCCGGAAGCATAAGCAGGCATTGCAGAAAATCCTCTCGCATGAGCGGGTGCAATGGGTGCATTACGACCAGCGGTATGAATATCTAAACTGGGCGGATGTGATAATCAGTGTGACGGACAGTCCGCACTATACATTTCTTGCAGATAAGCTTGCGGAAATACGGAAGGAAACGAAACCACAGTTGTTCTTAGACCTTGCGATTCCACGGGATATTGATGCAGAGATAGGAAGACTTTCCGGCTGTGTCGTGAAAGATCTCGACTATATCAAGTCGCTTGCTTCGGAGAATAACCAGAAGAAGCTTTCTGAGGCAAAGAAGATTGAATTGCTGATTGAAGAACATGTGGATGAGATGCAGAAGCTGCTTGCATTTCGTACATTTGTCGGGACGAGGAAGGACATCACGGAGAAGCTTGGTGAGAAATCTGCGATGTGGCTTTTGTACCGGTTGAAAGATGTTTTGGATGCACAGGACTTAAATCATGTATTAAAGGGGATAGAAGATGGCGTATTTTCCATTCATGATACAACTCGATGA
- a CDS encoding M67 family metallopeptidase → MLVMTKADYEKILEHCKKGLPNESCGLIGGVVEDGMRYIKKVYLLTNIDASNEHFSMDPKEQLAAVKDMRANGYQLLGNFHSHPESPSRPSEEDKRLAYDSKVNYLILSLMDFENPVLNAFHIDEEKNVTKEELVIE, encoded by the coding sequence ATGTTAGTGATGACAAAAGCAGATTATGAGAAGATATTAGAGCATTGCAAGAAGGGGCTGCCAAATGAATCCTGTGGATTGATCGGCGGTGTCGTTGAAGATGGAATGAGGTACATCAAGAAGGTGTATCTGCTTACGAATATTGATGCAAGCAACGAGCATTTCTCGATGGACCCGAAGGAGCAGCTTGCCGCAGTCAAAGATATGCGGGCAAATGGATACCAGCTGCTCGGCAACTTCCATTCTCATCCGGAATCCCCATCCCGCCCGTCTGAGGAGGACAAGCGTCTGGCATATGATTCCAAGGTGAATTATCTGATCCTTTCTTTGATGGATTTTGAGAACCCGGTATTGAACGCATTCCATATTGACGAGGAAAAAAATGTGACCAAGGAAGAACTTGTAATCGAATAA
- the thiF gene encoding thiazole biosynthesis adenylyltransferase ThiF yields the protein MAFTNEQMERYSRHIILQEVGVKGQKKLMNGKVLIIGAGGLGAPAAMYLAAAGVGTIGIVDADEVDLSNLQRQIIHGTADVGKAKVKSAKETMNAMNPDVTVNTYREFVTSENIMDLIKDYDFIIDGTDNFPAKFLINDACVMAKKPFSHAGIIRFKGQLMTYVPGEGPCYRCVFKNPPPKDAVPTCKQAGVIGAMGGVIGSLQAMEAIKYLIGVGDLLTGKLLTFDALKMEFHTIKLPDNHKTCAICGDHPTIHKLIDYEQVECDGK from the coding sequence ATGGCATTTACGAATGAACAGATGGAGCGTTACAGCCGTCATATCATTCTGCAGGAAGTCGGTGTAAAAGGACAGAAGAAGCTGATGAACGGCAAGGTTTTAATTATCGGTGCCGGAGGTCTCGGCGCACCTGCAGCAATGTATCTGGCAGCAGCCGGCGTTGGTACAATCGGTATTGTCGATGCCGATGAGGTTGACCTTTCAAATCTGCAGAGACAGATCATTCATGGAACTGCCGATGTAGGCAAGGCAAAGGTAAAATCCGCAAAAGAGACAATGAATGCGATGAACCCGGACGTCACAGTCAATACATACCGTGAATTTGTAACCTCAGAGAATATCATGGATCTGATTAAGGATTACGATTTCATCATTGATGGAACCGATAACTTCCCGGCGAAGTTCCTGATCAATGATGCCTGTGTTATGGCGAAGAAGCCATTTTCCCATGCAGGTATCATCCGCTTCAAGGGTCAGCTTATGACATATGTACCGGGAGAAGGTCCTTGCTATCGTTGTGTATTCAAGAATCCACCACCAAAGGATGCAGTTCCAACCTGTAAGCAGGCTGGCGTTATCGGTGCGATGGGCGGTGTCATCGGAAGCTTGCAGGCGATGGAAGCAATCAAGTACCTGATCGGCGTCGGTGATCTGCTCACAGGCAAGCTTCTGACTTTTGATGCATTGAAGATGGAATTCCATACGATCAAGCTTCCGGATAACCATAAGACATGTGCAATCTGTGGTGACCATCCGACGATTCACAAGCTGATTGATTATGAACAGGTCGAGTGTGACGGAAAGTAG
- the thiS gene encoding sulfur carrier protein ThiS, whose product MTVVVAGVKKEVEAGTTIAKLIVDEKVENPDYVTVTVNDDFVDSDVFDKTELKDGDTVEFLYFMGGGAF is encoded by the coding sequence ATGACAGTTGTAGTGGCAGGCGTTAAGAAGGAAGTAGAAGCAGGAACAACCATCGCAAAGCTCATCGTAGATGAGAAGGTGGAGAATCCGGATTATGTAACAGTTACCGTCAATGATGACTTCGTTGACAGCGACGTATTTGACAAGACAGAACTGAAGGACGGGGATACGGTAGAGTTCCTGTACTTCATGGGAGGAGGCGCATTTTAA
- a CDS encoding thioredoxin family protein: MAKRVGTAEFEAEVLKEKLPVIVEFYSDSCIPCKQLSPILGGIEDDYEDQVKVVKVNVNFDADLAGEYQVMASPTILFFKDGREVDRIRGLVKRPELEGKVKSILE; the protein is encoded by the coding sequence ATGGCAAAACGAGTAGGAACCGCAGAGTTTGAAGCGGAAGTGCTGAAAGAGAAGCTTCCGGTGATCGTAGAGTTTTATTCTGACAGCTGCATCCCATGTAAGCAGTTATCGCCGATTCTTGGCGGAATCGAGGATGATTACGAGGATCAGGTCAAGGTTGTCAAGGTCAATGTGAATTTCGACGCAGACCTTGCGGGGGAATATCAGGTAATGGCATCCCCGACGATTCTCTTCTTCAAGGATGGCAGGGAAGTTGACCGTATCCGCGGACTGGTAAAGCGCCCGGAGCTGGAAGGCAAGGTCAAGAGTATACTGGAATAA
- a CDS encoding sulfurtransferase TusA family protein, with amino-acid sequence MGDFEIDERVDITDVVCPMTFVKAKVAMEELEIGQVLAVTMNDGEPVQNVPRSFKEEGQQILKLIDNENGTYDLIVKKVEE; translated from the coding sequence ATGGGTGATTTTGAGATTGATGAGAGAGTTGATATCACAGATGTTGTCTGCCCGATGACATTTGTAAAGGCAAAGGTAGCAATGGAAGAGCTGGAGATCGGTCAGGTGCTTGCAGTTACCATGAACGATGGTGAGCCGGTGCAGAATGTACCACGAAGCTTCAAGGAAGAAGGACAGCAGATCTTAAAGCTGATTGACAACGAGAACGGCACATACGATCTGATCGTGAAGAAGGTCGAAGAGTAG
- a CDS encoding 4Fe-4S binding protein, with protein MAVDYAALKKGGFMRQKQKNNFSLRLQVVGGNLTAENLKKIAEVAEKYGDGHVHLTSRQSVEIPFVKLDDVEEVKAELAKGGCKPGVCGPRVRTVTACQGNQICPSGNIDTYDIAKKLDARYYARELPHKFKFGVTGCQNNCLKAEENDVGIKGACVVSYDEPSCIVCGVCVKACRENAITIEDGKLTLDTSKCNYCGRCAKACPTDAWKGESGYLVSFGGLFGNQICKGESFLPVITSEEQLFRVTDAAIQFFDDYANPSERFRFTLERVGIDKFKEVIKEAYNG; from the coding sequence ATGGCAGTTGATTATGCAGCATTAAAAAAAGGTGGATTTATGAGACAGAAGCAGAAGAACAACTTCTCGCTTCGTTTACAGGTAGTCGGAGGAAATCTGACGGCGGAGAATCTGAAGAAGATCGCTGAGGTAGCAGAAAAATATGGGGATGGACATGTCCATCTGACGTCGAGACAGAGTGTGGAGATTCCATTTGTCAAGCTTGATGATGTGGAGGAAGTAAAGGCAGAGCTTGCCAAGGGTGGCTGTAAGCCGGGTGTGTGTGGACCACGTGTCCGTACCGTAACTGCGTGCCAGGGAAATCAGATCTGTCCAAGCGGAAATATTGATACTTACGATATCGCGAAGAAATTAGACGCACGGTATTATGCGAGAGAATTGCCGCACAAGTTCAAGTTCGGTGTGACCGGATGTCAGAACAACTGCTTGAAGGCAGAGGAAAATGATGTCGGAATCAAGGGCGCATGTGTTGTTTCTTACGATGAGCCGAGCTGTATCGTGTGTGGTGTCTGTGTGAAGGCGTGCCGCGAGAATGCGATCACGATCGAGGATGGCAAGCTGACACTCGATACAAGCAAATGTAATTACTGTGGCAGATGTGCCAAGGCATGCCCGACAGATGCATGGAAGGGTGAGAGCGGATATCTTGTATCCTTCGGTGGTTTGTTCGGAAATCAGATCTGCAAGGGAGAATCCTTCCTTCCGGTTATCACATCGGAGGAACAGTTATTCCGTGTGACAGATGCAGCCATTCAGTTTTTTGATGATTACGCAAATCCAAGTGAACGTTTTCGTTTTACACTGGAGCGTGTTGGAATCGATAAATTTAAGGAAGTTATAAAGGAGGCTTATAATGGGTGA
- a CDS encoding O-acetylhomoserine aminocarboxypropyltransferase/cysteine synthase family protein has protein sequence MKFNTKLLHGNKMGDANTGATLTPVHQSSAFYQPSAEQHEKLFHNKATGFSYTRINNPTILAFEERMTTLEGGIASVACASGMAAITNALLNIVTCGQEIVASTSLYGGSIDVFHDFEAFGIKTVFVDISDVNAVEAAINENTRVIFAETIGNPKLDVVDIEALAELAHRHDLPLVMDNTVATAYLVKPIEKGADIVVNSTSKYINGNSNAISGVITESGRFKWNKEKYPGVAEYARFGKMAYTAKLRNGLFRNTGACMAPQTAFYNLIGMETLGLRMERACSNAKVLAEFLNTYPDITVNYPGLACSPWREVADKVLANGYGAILTIRVGSKERAFSVINNLSIPKIVSNIGDTKTLIIHPESTLNAHSTEKEKEDAGVFDDLIRISVGIEDIEDLIEDFKAALA, from the coding sequence ATGAAGTTTAATACAAAACTTTTACATGGAAATAAAATGGGCGATGCCAATACCGGCGCAACACTCACACCTGTGCATCAGTCAAGTGCCTTTTACCAGCCATCTGCGGAACAGCACGAGAAGCTGTTTCACAATAAGGCAACCGGATTTTCGTATACACGAATCAATAACCCGACGATACTTGCCTTTGAGGAACGTATGACGACACTTGAAGGCGGAATTGCATCGGTTGCCTGTGCATCCGGTATGGCAGCCATCACGAATGCACTATTGAATATTGTGACATGCGGACAGGAGATTGTCGCATCGACCAGTCTGTATGGAGGTTCGATTGATGTGTTCCATGATTTCGAAGCATTTGGAATCAAGACGGTGTTCGTAGATATCAGCGATGTGAATGCGGTAGAGGCAGCTATCAATGAGAATACGCGTGTGATATTCGCAGAGACGATCGGCAATCCGAAACTCGATGTTGTGGATATCGAGGCACTTGCCGAGCTGGCACATCGGCATGATCTGCCGCTTGTGATGGATAACACCGTGGCAACGGCATATCTGGTAAAGCCGATTGAGAAGGGTGCAGACATTGTTGTTAATTCCACATCGAAATATATCAATGGTAATAGCAACGCGATCAGCGGTGTGATCACAGAGAGCGGACGGTTCAAATGGAACAAAGAGAAATACCCGGGGGTTGCAGAATATGCGCGATTTGGTAAAATGGCTTATACAGCAAAGCTTCGGAATGGGTTGTTCCGTAATACGGGAGCCTGCATGGCACCGCAGACGGCATTTTACAACCTGATTGGAATGGAGACGCTGGGACTTAGGATGGAGCGTGCCTGCAGTAATGCAAAGGTGCTTGCAGAGTTTTTGAATACATACCCGGATATCACGGTGAACTATCCGGGGTTAGCGTGTAGTCCTTGGCGCGAGGTGGCAGATAAGGTGCTTGCAAATGGATATGGTGCAATCTTAACGATCCGTGTAGGATCAAAGGAACGTGCATTTTCAGTTATCAACAACCTGAGTATTCCAAAGATCGTATCGAATATCGGAGATACGAAGACGTTGATCATTCATCCGGAGTCAACGCTGAATGCACATAGTACAGAGAAAGAAAAAGAAGATGCAGGCGTCTTTGACGATCTGATCCGAATCAGTGTGGGCATAGAGGATATCGAGGATCTGATCGAAGATTTCAAAGCGGCACTCGCTTAG
- a CDS encoding sulfate adenylyltransferase subunit 1, which translates to MSGLLKFITCGSVDDGKSTLIGHILYDSKLLYADQEKALELDSKVGSRGGAIDYSLLLDGLMAEREQGITIDVAYRYFTTDKRSFIVADTPGHEEYTRNMAVGASFADLAVILVDAKQGVLVQTRRHARICALMGIRYFVFAVNKMDLVGYDEARFREIEKQIAELTKELSLPNVTIIPVSATEGDNVTTKSENIPWYTGKALLPYLEDIDIAEDDSEQGFYMLVQRVCRPDHTFRGFQGQIEYGSIHVGDEITTLPSNETAKVKSIYIGDKDSEFAAKGQPVTIQLDREVDVSRGCVLSVASGAKVASSITATLLWMDDEELQNGKNFFFKLGTKMILGAVTDIEYAIDVNTGEKKKVSSLSKNEIAVCKISLADKIVVDEFKNHKTLGEFILIDRVTNMTSACGVVEQVHTEETGLYEGRVDRNTRAALKSQKAVTVKFVEGKTINRAYVEEVEKSLSIEGRHTYLYAPADGEAIETVVKHLHRAGLVVLLLVNEKQDKALTGTYDLVFTGDANEEEVSRKIRSASAYAGTIVAGRDYI; encoded by the coding sequence ATGAGCGGATTATTAAAATTTATCACTTGCGGTAGTGTGGACGATGGAAAATCCACATTGATCGGACATATCTTATATGATTCCAAGCTGCTTTACGCAGATCAGGAAAAGGCACTTGAATTAGACAGTAAGGTTGGAAGCCGCGGCGGTGCAATCGATTATTCCCTTCTGTTAGATGGACTGATGGCAGAGCGTGAGCAGGGTATCACAATTGACGTTGCTTACCGGTATTTCACAACAGACAAGCGAAGCTTTATCGTGGCAGATACACCGGGACATGAGGAGTATACAAGAAACATGGCAGTCGGAGCATCCTTTGCAGACCTTGCAGTAATCTTAGTGGATGCAAAGCAGGGCGTGCTCGTCCAGACAAGGCGGCATGCACGAATCTGTGCATTGATGGGTATCCGGTACTTCGTATTTGCAGTCAATAAGATGGATCTTGTCGGTTATGATGAGGCACGTTTCCGTGAGATCGAGAAGCAGATTGCGGAGCTTACAAAAGAGCTGTCACTTCCCAATGTAACGATTATTCCGGTTTCCGCAACCGAGGGCGACAATGTTACAACAAAGTCAGAAAATATTCCATGGTACACAGGTAAGGCATTGCTTCCGTATCTCGAAGATATCGATATTGCAGAGGACGACAGCGAGCAGGGCTTTTATATGCTGGTACAGCGTGTGTGCCGTCCGGATCATACGTTCCGTGGATTCCAGGGACAAATCGAGTATGGAAGCATTCATGTGGGCGATGAGATCACAACACTTCCAAGCAACGAGACAGCGAAGGTAAAGAGCATTTATATCGGTGACAAGGACAGCGAATTTGCAGCGAAAGGCCAGCCGGTTACCATCCAGCTTGACCGTGAGGTGGACGTATCAAGGGGATGTGTTCTGTCAGTTGCATCCGGCGCGAAGGTTGCTTCTTCGATCACAGCAACGCTGCTGTGGATGGATGATGAGGAACTGCAAAACGGCAAGAACTTCTTCTTCAAGCTTGGCACGAAGATGATCCTTGGAGCCGTGACCGATATCGAATATGCAATCGATGTCAACACCGGCGAGAAAAAGAAGGTTAGTAGCTTAAGCAAAAATGAGATTGCGGTCTGCAAGATCTCTCTGGCAGATAAGATCGTGGTCGATGAATTTAAGAATCATAAGACACTGGGCGAGTTCATCCTGATCGACCGTGTTACAAATATGACTTCTGCCTGCGGTGTCGTAGAGCAGGTACATACCGAGGAAACCGGACTGTACGAGGGCAGAGTTGACAGAAATACAAGAGCCGCATTAAAGAGTCAGAAGGCAGTTACTGTGAAGTTCGTAGAAGGAAAGACAATTAACCGTGCGTATGTCGAGGAAGTGGAGAAATCACTGAGCATCGAAGGACGTCATACATACTTGTACGCACCGGCCGATGGCGAGGCGATTGAAACCGTTGTGAAGCATCTGCACCGTGCAGGACTTGTCGTATTGCTGCTTGTAAACGAGAAGCAGGACAAGGCACTTACCGGAACCTATGATCTCGTATTTACAGGCGATGCAAATGAGGAAGAGGTAAGCAGGAAGATAAGATCTGCATCCGCATATGCGGGTACGATCGTTGCAGGAAGAGATTATATTTAG
- the cysD gene encoding sulfate adenylyltransferase subunit CysD has protein sequence MGQLSHLDELEAEAIYIIREVAAECEKPVMLYSIGKDSSVMLHLAMKAFYPEKPPFTFLHVNTTWKFKEMIEFRDYMAKKLGIEMIEYINEEGVKQGINPFDHGSAYTDIMKTQALKQALDKYGFTAAFGGGRRDEEKSRAKERIFSFRNEHHAWDPKNQRPEMWKLYNSKIKKKEEVRVFPLSNWTEKDIWQYIKRENIEIPSLYFAKVRPVVYRDGNIIMVDDDRMKLLPGEKIEYKSVRFRTLGCYPLTGGCESTADTLDAIIEETLSAVSSERTTRVIDNEAAGSMERRKREGYF, from the coding sequence ATGGGACAGTTATCACATCTGGATGAATTGGAAGCAGAAGCGATTTACATTATCAGAGAAGTGGCAGCCGAGTGTGAGAAGCCGGTTATGCTTTATTCCATCGGAAAGGACAGCTCCGTCATGCTGCATCTGGCGATGAAAGCATTTTACCCGGAGAAGCCGCCATTTACGTTCCTGCATGTCAACACGACATGGAAGTTCAAGGAGATGATCGAGTTCCGTGATTACATGGCAAAGAAGCTTGGCATTGAGATGATTGAGTATATCAACGAGGAAGGCGTAAAGCAGGGCATCAATCCATTTGACCACGGCAGTGCTTACACAGACATCATGAAGACACAGGCATTGAAGCAGGCACTCGACAAATATGGATTTACCGCGGCATTTGGTGGCGGCAGAAGAGACGAGGAGAAATCGAGAGCGAAAGAGCGTATCTTCTCTTTTAGAAATGAGCATCACGCATGGGATCCGAAGAACCAGAGACCGGAGATGTGGAAGCTTTACAATTCCAAGATCAAGAAGAAAGAGGAAGTCCGGGTATTTCCGCTTTCGAACTGGACAGAGAAGGATATCTGGCAGTATATCAAGCGTGAGAACATCGAGATCCCATCACTGTATTTTGCAAAGGTGAGGCCGGTCGTATACCGGGATGGAAATATCATCATGGTAGATGATGACCGTATGAAGCTTCTGCCGGGCGAGAAGATTGAATACAAGAGCGTGCGTTTCCGTACCCTTGGATGTTACCCGCTGACCGGTGGATGCGAGTCAACTGCAGATACATTAGATGCAATTATAGAGGAAACGCTTTCAGCAGTTTCTTCCGAGCGTACAACGCGTGTTATCGACAACGAGGCAGCCGGAAGCATGGAACGAAGAAAACGGGAGGGATATTTCTAA
- a CDS encoding 4Fe-4S dicluster domain-containing protein gives MSIFIDKEKCKKCGKCAAVCPGSLIGKNPDGTACMRYPKDCWGCSSCIKECKFGAIALYLGADIGGMGSKMTVNAEDGKLYWNIEKRDGTTEQVVINQKESNKY, from the coding sequence ATGAGCATCTTCATTGATAAAGAAAAATGTAAGAAATGTGGGAAATGTGCAGCCGTCTGTCCGGGCAGCCTGATCGGTAAGAATCCGGATGGAACCGCATGCATGCGCTACCCGAAAGACTGCTGGGGATGTTCTTCATGCATCAAGGAATGTAAGTTCGGTGCAATCGCCTTATACCTTGGCGCAGACATCGGCGGCATGGGAAGTAAGATGACCGTGAATGCAGAGGACGGCAAGCTTTATTGGAACATCGAGAAACGGGACGGCACGACCGAACAGGTTGTGATCAACCAGAAAGAATCGAACAAGTATTAG
- a CDS encoding adenylyl-sulfate reductase subunit alpha has translation MNIENTEILHTDVLIIGGGTAGCYAALTVRENSDYKIIIAEKANIKRSGCLAAGVNAINAYIVKGRKPEDYVEYAKKDADNIVREDLLLTMSEGLNRVTAKMEQLGLVILKDENGEYVARGNRNIKINGENMKPLLASAVEALPKVTILNRVNITDYLIEDNEIKGAIGFSIEEQKVYVIRAKKVLCATGGAAGLYRPNNPGFSRHKMWYPPFNTGAGFAMGILGGAEMTTFEMRFIALRCKDTIAPTGTIAQGVGAKQVNALGEVYETKYGLTTSERVYGTVMENLQGRGPCYLRTEGISEEQNESLKKAYLNMAPSQTLKWLESGRKPSEQNVEIEGTEPYIVGGHTASGYWVDTNRQTTINGLYAAGDVAGGCPQKYVTGAMVEGEIAAKHIVQMLDAQAGTSDEGSADAALDAELQTVVDDKITEYTHYLNNPSGMFGTEALEEAMQKVMDNYAGGISTHYQFNAKQLELAKQKIKQLQELLPDVKADDMHELMFVYELRERLVVCLSVIAHLEARKETRWHSFAENLDYPEKSDAWLKYVNSRYEDGEIKIIFRDLVGREEAYEHLH, from the coding sequence ATGAATATCGAGAACACAGAGATTCTTCATACGGACGTGCTGATCATCGGAGGCGGAACCGCCGGATGCTATGCGGCACTTACCGTAAGGGAGAATTCCGATTACAAGATCATCATAGCGGAAAAGGCGAACATCAAGAGGAGCGGATGCTTAGCTGCCGGTGTCAATGCAATCAATGCCTATATCGTGAAGGGAAGAAAGCCGGAAGATTATGTGGAGTATGCGAAGAAGGACGCGGACAATATCGTGCGGGAGGATCTGCTGCTCACGATGTCCGAGGGCCTGAACCGTGTGACAGCGAAGATGGAACAGCTTGGGCTGGTCATCTTAAAGGATGAGAATGGAGAGTATGTCGCCAGAGGCAATCGGAATATCAAGATCAACGGTGAGAACATGAAACCGCTTCTCGCATCGGCAGTGGAAGCACTTCCGAAGGTGACGATTTTGAACCGAGTAAATATCACTGATTACTTAATCGAAGATAATGAGATCAAAGGTGCGATCGGATTTTCCATCGAAGAGCAGAAAGTTTATGTGATCCGGGCGAAGAAAGTGCTCTGCGCAACCGGTGGTGCGGCCGGTTTGTACCGACCGAACAATCCGGGCTTTTCGAGACATAAGATGTGGTATCCGCCATTTAATACCGGAGCGGGATTCGCAATGGGAATCCTTGGCGGTGCCGAGATGACAACGTTCGAGATGCGGTTTATCGCCCTTCGCTGTAAGGACACGATTGCACCGACCGGAACGATCGCCCAGGGCGTTGGCGCGAAACAGGTCAATGCACTCGGCGAGGTATATGAGACAAAATACGGACTGACAACTTCCGAGCGTGTGTATGGCACGGTGATGGAGAACTTACAGGGCAGAGGTCCTTGCTATCTCCGTACAGAAGGTATTTCAGAAGAACAGAACGAATCACTCAAGAAAGCATATCTGAACATGGCGCCGAGCCAGACGCTGAAATGGCTCGAATCCGGCAGGAAGCCGAGTGAGCAGAATGTTGAGATCGAAGGAACCGAGCCGTATATCGTAGGCGGACATACCGCGAGTGGCTACTGGGTAGACACGAACCGTCAGACGACGATCAATGGATTATATGCAGCCGGAGATGTGGCAGGTGGCTGTCCACAGAAATATGTGACAGGCGCGATGGTCGAGGGCGAGATCGCGGCGAAGCATATCGTGCAGATGCTCGATGCGCAGGCAGGGACATCGGATGAGGGATCCGCAGATGCGGCACTCGATGCAGAGCTACAGACGGTTGTGGATGATAAGATCACCGAATACACCCACTACCTGAACAATCCTTCCGGGATGTTTGGGACAGAGGCACTTGAGGAAGCGATGCAGAAGGTCATGGATAATTACGCGGGCGGAATCTCCACCCATTATCAGTTCAATGCGAAGCAATTAGAACTGGCAAAACAGAAGATCAAGCAGCTACAGGAGCTTTTACCCGATGTGAAGGCGGACGACATGCATGAGCTGATGTTTGTCTATGAGCTGCGGGAGCGGTTGGTTGTATGCTTATCCGTGATCGCACATCTTGAGGCAAGAAAAGAGACACGATGGCACAGCTTCGCAGAAAATCTGGATTATCCGGAGAAGAGCGATGCGTGGTTAAAATATGTAAACTCCAGATACGAGGACGGCGAGATTAAAATCATCTTCCGTGACTTAGTAGGAAGGGAGGAAGCTTATGAGCATCTTCATTGA